Within Quercus lobata isolate SW786 chromosome 5, ValleyOak3.0 Primary Assembly, whole genome shotgun sequence, the genomic segment TGTAGGTCCATTTTCTGCATGTGTGATAAGAGTATACTACATTATATCACACAGATTGCAGAAACTAGAAAAGGTTGGACATGCATGGAAGTGGGCCTATTAGAATGACCTTCTTGTTTATACCAAAATTGTCAATGTTTCTAACATACTTGGGACTTTGGATTTATGATGGTTAAACATTCGACCAAAATTTGAGGAAACAcagaatctaaaaaataaaagtccataaattttttggcctaacaaaacaacaatattcTGGCATGCAGAGAATGTTGTTATCAGACAGATGGAAGGAGATGAAAAATATGGATTAAGATAACGACATGCATCTCATCATTCCCACGTATTTCATTCTTACCGACCACTAAACTTTTTTCAATTGGGAATATATTTGGTCGAATTACGTAAGTTATTAGCTTTGAATTCTCCCACTAAATACCCGATGTTTCCACACCTGGTTTGTCTCCTTGTCAAAAGTGTTCTTACAACTTTATTCTACTTGACTAATAtgacttctttttcttcaatgttctttttttattatggtCTTACATGTGACGCCTCCATTTCTGCTTAATCacattcctttttcttttttctttttttttctttttttgagatgatGCTTAATCACAATTCCACCGTGCTTTTGCTtccttcttaattttttgttttatcttatttaattctccacccaccccaaaaaaagcatctatattattttattctcaacGTCTAAGCATacagttagatttttttttttttttaatttattgaaaacttatttattaaaagttgataaaaatagaGTTATATTTTAGATTAATGTTTTTACGGAAAAACTTGTGTAGCTTATTCAGTGAGAGTCTGAAGCAACCCTTCAAATTATAGATTCCAATTAActtaattgatatatatatatatatatatatatatatatatatatatttcttttgatctaacataaaatatgaattagaatacccatataaaaaaattaattaatttcttgacttaataataaaaggCAATTATCTTGAAGTGAAcgtcataaataaaaattttatattatttttaattaaaaaaaaaaaaaatccctaaactACACTCTTTAAACTTAAAGATCaggcaataaaaaaaatcagtggAATTGTATGAACCGCGGTTGGACTGTCCAACCTGTAGAACCGTTCACAACTAATTgacctttttcctttttcctcaACTCCGACaatcataaaatcaaattaaatcttGTAATGAGGCCATAAATCTTGTAGACATGTGACTATGAATGATTAAGAACAAAGAGAAATACAAGCCAAGAACAATAATTATTTAGTTGATTCGAGAAGTTAATTGGTTAGAGAAACAATCTTGAGCTTTTGTTGATATTTGCTCTGTAAAATCCTAGTATAACTGGGCTACCGTAAACATTTCTCATGAGTATAAACATTGATgcaaattcctctactttctCTATAGGCTCTCTTTTCCTAATccactttcttttttgttagaGGGTGACAACCTCAAACTAAGTTAGATTTCCTTAAATTGCCACACACTTTCCTTAACCAAAACCAACAATTCCCATTCCTGGCCTTAATACCCAAGCTAGTTCATTATAATTGGATAAGAATACTTAGGTCCAAGAGGTAAAAGGTACGAGAttcattcagccaaaaaaaaaggtacgAGATTCACATAATTGGATATGAAAGACAATGAGTAGATTCATCTAGAACCTTATTGTATACGGTTTTTCTATGTTGTAATACATATCATCATGGCCCAAATATAGGTTGCTCATGGTGGTGCTTGAAACTAGAGCAAGTCACACAAAATCCACTGCCTAAGAACCTTGCTAAAGAGAACCCAAAGAGCTTGATGTTGGAGATGAAGAGTTCCTTCATCCTTTTGCACTTGTTACATAAATGTATTACTTATACGGAGatttaaaacataaatttttctattgaaaatatcaaaagatttcaattaattaaattacaaggTTCTTGGTTGATATTTTGATTTCTTGATTAAGGACCATTTGACTTAATAAATTTTGGATCAAATTTTAAGGGGGGTCTGACCATGTCGATTTGTCATATTGATTTTACTATCCCATTACAGAATTTgttcatttgaattttcaaacctATAATTTAAAATCAGAATCAATATTAAATGGAAAATTGAttcctaatttaaaaaattccaatCAAAACTCATTGAAAACGTTGAACATATCACACGTGAAGATAAaaatctcaaaagaaaaaaaaaattggttatttGAAATTGCatcttatatttatatattaacatTCGTTCTTTCCAAATATACGTGTTCCGCTTGAGAAATGAAGTTTGCCTCCTTATTATAGAATTTAGTGTGTCCAGAAATGGGGTCAATGAGAAGACAATAAAAAGTAGGATGAATgcgaaagagagaaaagaaaaaaaaaaggtgttcgAGGTGGCCTAGCTATGTGTCAACTTGTAAAGCTCCTAACACTATGCCACTTTGAAGTAGACGTACACGGTACACCACTTGTTCAAACGAAATTCCAGAAAAGCTAAAGCATTCATCAGTAAGCAATTCAAAGATCACCAAAAAGAATGCACCTGACGTATGCCGTTGAATTCTAGGCCGGTGTCCAGACTTAACGTATGCCTATCGAGGTAGGCATATGCTAATATAAATTACTCCCTATTTTGCAACCTCAATTTAGCATCACAACAAGGATAAAGTAGCCATTTTGCAACACAAAGGGAAAAATCGTAATTTTGAATTCTTAATCTTTCAAGGCATCATTGAAAAGAAATCTAGGAGTTCTAACTATCAAAATGGTGTATTGTATGCTTCAAATATGGGACCATTGGATCAAGTGCTTCAAATATGGTGGGATTATTGGATCAAAAGTCATAGTTGGAAGAAGTTTTAATGGGTAACATAAACCGCAAATCACAATAATTAACTATGATTGTATTGTAAAAAgattttatacaagatagaaattctactctaccttaatataagtgtatatgtgtatgaagttTTCTATTGGAGATTTAAGTCCCGACTCTTACCCTCCACATtctacaagcatttatacttgtggagtgaccatcacgcAAAGGATGTGTAGTGGTTTTGTAAAAAGATTGAAACTAATCAATTAGGTTTGGTTTCCATGACAATAATTGTAGAGATGTATGTATGCAATAAATTCCAAAATATTGAGCTAATAAGAAAGTGCATAGgttttaaataattgattaattatcttaattaattaagtgttaAAAAGTGAtgaatattctaaaaaatgaatatgGACTTCTAAGGggataaattcataattttaagttaaaaaaaaaaaataaaaaaaaaaaaataaataaataaaaaaaaacccacaagttataaaaaatgatCCAAAAGAGTCGCAAATCATCAAAACTCGAAATACGATATAAGGGATGGATTGGGTCCAAGTATCGAATTAGCACTTAGATGAGAGCCTTGAGTGCCAATCAGCATTAAAAGGCCTGGTTCAAGTGTCGATTGGCACTTGTGTTAAGTTCCCTCCAAAAGTCGcttgattattttatttgttttcaacTCCAACTCCTAATTGAACAGTCTATCTGCGCATGTGCATGAAAATTAAGCCATGAAGAGTTTGAAACTCATCCAAATAAGGTTTTACTTCTTCTAAAAATAGAGAGGAGACCTCCTCATTTGCAATAGACAGTGAAATTCTTTGAAAGCTTTTAGGAAAGAGCCACTAAAGTGATTCCTGATCTTTTTCGTCAATCACAGCATTCTACCCTTAAACCATTTTCACTCCCAAATAAATGAAGACATATATAGTTATTTTGCCAAAAACTTCAGAGAACGGTAAAGAAtacacccacaaaaaaaaaataataataataaattcttaaCAACACTTTGAATGAAGGAGATGCTGCCTGAATTGTCCCGACCCGATAAAGCCCTAAAAGTTGCATCTTTACTATATGCTTAAGTGTTGTATACAATGGAACCTAGTAAGTTATATATAGCCTATATGAGTTAGAGTTAGCAGTTAGGGTTAGGTCTACATGGATTTACAATATAATTGGACCGTTTTAAGTATgatggattaaaaaaattaaaagataaaaaaaaatgtattatataATGAACGatagaatataataaaaatgattatttcgCTTAAAGTGGAATCTCTTATCATTAGTGTTAAACAAAGTTTCTCCTCACCCCAAAATTTGGGATCCCCCATTTGCTTCGTCCTAATGGCTAATATTCAAACCAATTAGTGGGACTTCCCTTTGCTTTAGTAAGAAGAAAGTGGGGCTGGGGCAATATGGTCAGTTGGCGATGGGAAATAGAAAATCCATTTAAAAAGGCTTCTAAGGTGAAGAAGAAGGGAAACCAACAATTCATTTAAAACCATTTAAGAGGTAACAGCCAAAGCCAATTTTGCCAAGGCAAGCTAAAACTCTCAGACTCTCTAAAAGGACttcaaacaagaaaagaaaggaattcATTGCACCACTatatctctccctctctctctctctttcttcctctccctccctccctctctctctctctctctctctctctccaaatggCAAATTTCAATAGCAGAATTTCCATCATCCATACTTTTCTTGTGTGTTCTCTCTATTTCTCAGGTAACCCTCTTTGTTTAGCGTTGTTCTGTTTTTGCCTTCTCGTTTTTTCACAATTAGTTCCTTAGTCTTGTTCTATGTATAAGGGCATGAACCCATTttcatttgacttttttttctttttttctttttttaaccttttgtgATCATTAATTATGAAGCACTCATTTTCCTCCCTAATAATGATTGCTTGTGTACTTCTACAGATTTTGGCTTTCTACAAGGAGTTACATCATTTGGAATCAACTATGGTCAACTGGGCAATAATTTGCCACCACCCGACGAGGTCCTCGAATTGTTAAGCTCTCTCAGGCTGACAAAAGCAAGAATTTACGACACCAATCCTCAAATTTTGTCAGCATTCGCCAACTCCAGCGTAGAGCTCATTGTCACAGTCGAAAATGAAGTGCTAGCTCAGCTAATGAACCCTCAACAAGCCCTTCAATGGGTAACCACCCACATCAAGCCCTACTTTCCAGCCACAAAAATCACAGGCATAGCCGTAGGAAATGAGATCTTTACTGATAATGATAAAACGCTAATGTCATATCTTGTTCCAGCCATGGTGAGCATTCACGGTGCTCTTGTTCAATTAGGCCTAGACTCACATATTCAAGTCTCGACCCCTACTTCTCTAGCGATTCTTGCTGAGTCGTATCCACCTTCGGCCGGTAGTTTCAAAAACGAGTACTATGGTACCATGTCACAAGTGTTACAGTTCTTGTCAAGCACCAAATCACCATTTTGGGTTAATGCCTATCCATATTTTGCTTATAATGGTGATCCAACTCGCATTTCTTTAGACTATGCGCTTTCCAATCCTAACGCAGGAATGATTGACCCTTATACCAAGCTACATTATGATAATATGCTCTATGCCCAAGTAGATGCAGCCATTTTTGCTGTTGCTAGAATGGGTTTCAATGGAATAGAGGTCAGGGTTTCAGAGACTGGGTGGCCATCAAAAGGGGACGCTAATGAAGTTGGTGCAACCCTAGAGAATGCTGCAGTTTATAATAGAAATTTGTTGAGAAGGCAATTGAAAAATGAAGGTACTCCATTGAGGCCTAACATGAGGTTGGAAGTTTATGTGTTCGCTTTGTTCAATGAGGATTTGAAGCCTGGACCAACTTCAGAAAGGAATTATGGTCTCTATCAACCTGATGGAACCATGTGTTACAATGTAGGCCTCTCTGCCTTATCAACTCCTTCCACAACTTCCTCAACTTCAACTGCTACCGtttcttttacttcttcttccaCTAAGGTAAAGCCATaggttcttcttcttttcttttcttttctttttttctttttttcctttttttttttaaatgaaagttCTTTAGCTTTAAAAAGAATCTATAAGGAAATAAGAAAGTGTACAGGAAAATAAGGAAAAGTGTATATCATTGCAACGAAGAGTTGTATATattgtaattatatatttatgaaaaattaatgcTATGGGAATGATTTATTGTTTataaattgttttatatatCGATGAAGTAatctaattcttttcttttcacctTCTCTTTTTCCTCTTTAAATGTCATTTACTTTGAAACAGGCAGCAACAATGGAATATCAAAGCTTGGTGTACTGGATGTTTGTGTATTTGCTGACCATCCAAGTTTTTATGagaagattattttaaggaaatGGAAGTCATGTAAATATCACttttggtaagaaaaaaatggggtttttgTTCGGGTCTTCTTGCACTTCCCGTTGCAAAACATAGACCTCGTAAGTCTTAATGACTTTCGAGTACGAACATTAAAcatgttttaagtattaagcatGTCCCATTTTTCTCAAGTTAACACTACCAAAAACCCATTCCCAACAACATTGATGTGCATTTGAAAATGAtatttacattataaaaaaacgATTTCAACCTCAACGGGTCATATTAACTTTTATCAGATGGATATAACTTCCTTACGTCCTCGACCCCACAATGATTCGGATTGTACTACTAGAAGATGAGTTTATTATTTGTAATGGATATGGGGGCAAAACCATCATATCTTTGCTATTATTGCACAACTCTAtctagaatttttatttttcagcttactttgtcattttattatattagtaGTTTATGTAAAAATTTACGTTGTTAGAGAATTTCCATTTATCCAAAAGAGAATGGTTTGTTGTAACAATATTATTGTAGTGAGAATTACTTCATCTTATTGGTTGTAAGGGAATTcataaaatctctctctctccctctctctctctctctctctctaaatgtataaatatatatatatatatatatataaataaataaaattcatgtaAGATAAATAAGAGATAATGAAAATCTAAAAAGTGCAAAAGGCTAGGCATTGTTTGGTTCTTTTTATTATCCTCAAGCGGACAATGGGGCGGCCCTAGCTAGCTTTATTCCCTGGCCAAATAACCGTCAGCATTTAGTCATTGCACCCCCTTTTTGCAAAGGAGCTTTTgaagcttttgttttttctttctttctttctgtgtATCTGAGGTGGGCGGTGAGACATTGTAAGCTCAGCCTTAGTAGAACCTGATGCGGATTGGTCTACCAATTTGTCATCGATCAACCAACGTGGAGCACATGCAGCCCAACAATTTTATGGGACCCCactaagaaaagaaagcaattcTTTGGAGGACCTTTTTCTTTGGCCAGTAATTTTAAGGGACCCCTCTGAAAAATTAAGGATATTTTAGCttagatttattatttctttctgaATCTATTAGGCTAATGACATGGCCTCGTGGACTGACTCATTTAGGTCCCGAAACATGTAAACTAGCTAGCATGTGCTTTTGTTTTATTCAATGCCCATGCATGCCATATAGGCCAATTTATCATTTGTGTTGATGACCATTTAAAGCATTACCTAAAAAATTCAAGAGGGTGAATTTAAACTAAATTTCTATAGTCAAGAAAGTTTCTTCATGATTCTTGAGTCTCCACTAATTGGTTAGCATGTGcttttgttttctaaaaaaacatagaaaaaatgtttaaattactATCAATTATGAATTTGAATGATGTTACCacaacaatatataaaataagtttcTTAAGTGCTTTTAtgttttgtaataaaaaatttgaaacatcaatttgtaaggtgatctctaataaaatttaataactaGAGCATTACTCAATTAGCTAGTTTTAAATTTGGAGTGGCGATTTGTGTTTATGAGTTGTGTTCATGTCATGTAAAGATAGGGGTATTCGAACAAATTACTTAATGATCCctttggattgagggagaaggagggggagtagagtagacttagcacaaaattagcttatttttagtcaactctactctactGTCCTCCACTCTTCTTCCTTCCCTCCTCCATACAAACTATAAATCTAACTTGACCCATTTGATAATTGTGTCAAACTCCTTCAATTCTAAAACAACCCATTAAGTGAGTTGATAAAATGTAATTCATTTCAATCTATTTAATACACAgtctaagaaaaataaagcttaaagagttttttttttttttttttttttttaagggactTTAGAGTTCTAACAAAGAATTTATCAATATATCTATTAAAATTCTTATAATTACTTAATTATATTTAGAATTCAAgttattttagagaaaaaataacatttatttatgttaATTAGGTTATTTTGAGTTGATAGCAAGTCAAGCAGCTCAACGAGAAATTGATCTATTTATTAATCATATTAAGTCTGTCAACCTTTTTTTGACACTAACCCATTTACATTAAACAATAACTCACAAAAAACCACGTCGTGTTTGTGTTGCTTTACGGGTTGTGTAGAATATTGTCATCctagttttaaagttttattccttattttgtataaattaaatattttattaaattttctgtATATATTGGATTGGATGGATTTCATTTTTGCTGAGACCGACACCAGATTATTAACAAGTAAATAAAGCCTAATGTTTGACTGATCAACTAGACATGACTagataaaacaaataaaattccaTTCCCACGCCTAATGTCTTGGTTTCCTTTCGACGGGTGGGGCATTAGCGGATGGCTTTATGTAGCTTTCGTGAGCTTGATATCTAatgggttttcttttcaattccTCAACATGCTATGGTGTGCGCGTTGCACTTGCATCATCTTATATCTTAAAC encodes:
- the LOC115992277 gene encoding glucan endo-1,3-beta-glucosidase 11; this translates as MANFNSRISIIHTFLVCSLYFSDFGFLQGVTSFGINYGQLGNNLPPPDEVLELLSSLRLTKARIYDTNPQILSAFANSSVELIVTVENEVLAQLMNPQQALQWVTTHIKPYFPATKITGIAVGNEIFTDNDKTLMSYLVPAMVSIHGALVQLGLDSHIQVSTPTSLAILAESYPPSAGSFKNEYYGTMSQVLQFLSSTKSPFWVNAYPYFAYNGDPTRISLDYALSNPNAGMIDPYTKLHYDNMLYAQVDAAIFAVARMGFNGIEVRVSETGWPSKGDANEVGATLENAAVYNRNLLRRQLKNEGTPLRPNMRLEVYVFALFNEDLKPGPTSERNYGLYQPDGTMCYNVGLSALSTPSTTSSTSTATVSFTSSSTKAATMEYQSLVYWMFVYLLTIQVFMRRLF